One Glutamicibacter halophytocola DNA segment encodes these proteins:
- the cysS gene encoding cysteine--tRNA ligase yields the protein MSLRFYDTKTASVRDFQPLAEGEVKLYYCGATVQGMPHVGHVRSAIVFDVLVRWLEYRGFAVTTVRNVTDIDDKILEKSANSFTADFEADKHYKPREEWFALAYRFEQEFARAYEALGVRRPTYEPRATGHITEMHELISELIERGHAYPAADGSGDVYFDVRSYEQYGALTRQKIEDMQDAADSDPRGKKDARDFALWKGHKESDPGTASWPSPWGRGRPGWHLECSAMAGKYLGSEFDIHGGGLDLRFPHHENEMAQSNAAGHGFANFWMHNGMVTYEGEKMSKSIGNTISPEEMLALADARVVRYFLGQAQYRSMLDYRPDSLTEAGAAVERIDTFISNARYRLGAAADSIVATQVPEAFASAMDDDLNVPMALAALHETVRHGNASLDKHDDAATATALGQVLAMTRVLGLDDAGNQQNSKATAEHDVLDQLIQAQLAERAQARAAKDWARSDAIRDALAAAGITVLDSADGARWTLNN from the coding sequence GTGAGCCTGCGATTCTATGACACCAAAACAGCATCTGTACGCGACTTCCAGCCGCTAGCCGAAGGCGAAGTCAAGCTGTACTACTGCGGCGCCACCGTACAGGGCATGCCGCATGTAGGCCATGTGCGCAGCGCCATCGTTTTCGATGTCCTGGTTCGCTGGCTGGAATACCGCGGGTTTGCGGTCACCACGGTACGCAACGTGACCGATATCGATGACAAGATCCTGGAGAAGTCCGCCAACTCCTTTACCGCAGATTTCGAGGCCGACAAGCACTACAAGCCGCGCGAAGAATGGTTTGCCCTGGCCTACCGCTTCGAGCAGGAATTCGCCCGCGCCTATGAAGCGCTCGGTGTACGCCGGCCGACCTATGAGCCGCGCGCTACCGGGCACATCACCGAAATGCATGAGCTGATCTCGGAGCTGATCGAGCGAGGCCACGCTTACCCGGCCGCCGATGGCTCCGGCGATGTGTACTTCGACGTGCGCTCGTACGAGCAGTACGGTGCCTTGACCCGGCAGAAGATCGAGGACATGCAGGACGCCGCGGACTCCGATCCGCGAGGCAAAAAGGACGCCCGCGACTTCGCCCTGTGGAAGGGGCACAAGGAATCCGATCCGGGCACCGCTTCCTGGCCAAGCCCATGGGGCCGCGGCCGCCCGGGCTGGCACCTTGAGTGCTCGGCGATGGCCGGCAAATACCTGGGCAGCGAGTTCGACATCCACGGTGGCGGACTGGACCTGCGTTTCCCGCATCACGAAAACGAGATGGCGCAGTCCAATGCGGCCGGCCACGGGTTCGCCAACTTCTGGATGCACAATGGCATGGTCACCTACGAGGGCGAGAAGATGTCCAAGTCCATTGGCAACACCATTTCCCCCGAGGAAATGCTCGCCCTGGCCGACGCCCGAGTGGTGCGCTACTTCCTGGGCCAGGCCCAGTACCGCTCCATGCTGGACTACCGTCCGGACTCGCTGACCGAAGCCGGTGCCGCGGTGGAACGCATCGACACCTTCATCTCCAACGCCCGCTACCGTTTGGGTGCCGCGGCAGATTCGATCGTTGCCACGCAGGTGCCGGAGGCATTCGCCAGTGCGATGGATGACGACCTGAACGTCCCGATGGCCCTGGCGGCGTTGCACGAAACCGTGCGCCACGGCAATGCCTCGCTGGACAAGCACGACGACGCAGCCACGGCCACCGCACTGGGCCAGGTTTTGGCGATGACCCGGGTCCTCGGACTGGACGATGCCGGCAATCAGCAGAATTCCAAGGCAACTGCCGAGCACGATGTCCTGGATCAGCTGATCCAGGCGCAGCTGGCTGAACGCGCCCAGGCGCGAGCCGCCAAGGACTGGGCCCGCTCGGATGCGATCCGCGATGCCTTGGCCGCCGCTGGAATCACGGTGCTCGACTCGGCCGACGGCGCCCGCTGGACACTGAACAACTAG
- a CDS encoding sensor histidine kinase — translation MISTLIAGVLGLALGIVGVIAFRMSQRRTARLPQVDEPLLPEGAAAVLSVIGRAFVILDDVDGVVRANPASYAYGLVRGHTLVHNELLALVRQVRADGVIAESQYELQRSTLGAGQLIVHVRVAPLGDEYILLLADDRTEITRTEAMRNDFVANVSHELKTPVGAISLLAEAITEAADDPTAVRRFSTRMDKESRRLAALVQDIIELSRLQASDAIVQGREVNIHNVVAEAVDRSHLLAEEKGISITVGGHLEEPILGDPDLLMTAVRNLIDNAIRYSPANTKVGVGIRQRDGYAQISVTDQGPGISPEEQERVFERFYRVDSARSRQTGGTGLGLSIVKHVLANHGGEVSLWSQPGQGSTFTLRLPLADEERTGTDGAADEMMKERAVEARTSDREGGRR, via the coding sequence GTGATCTCGACTCTGATAGCCGGTGTCCTCGGTCTGGCCTTGGGCATCGTTGGCGTGATCGCTTTCAGGATGTCGCAGCGCCGGACCGCCCGACTGCCGCAGGTTGACGAGCCCCTGCTCCCTGAAGGTGCAGCCGCTGTCCTGTCCGTCATCGGACGCGCCTTCGTGATCCTCGATGATGTCGACGGCGTGGTGCGGGCCAATCCGGCTTCCTATGCCTACGGGCTGGTTCGTGGGCATACGCTCGTGCACAACGAACTGCTGGCCCTGGTGCGCCAGGTCCGGGCGGACGGCGTGATCGCTGAAAGCCAGTACGAATTGCAACGCTCAACGCTCGGCGCCGGCCAGCTGATTGTGCACGTGCGTGTTGCGCCGCTGGGTGATGAGTATATTCTGCTGCTGGCCGATGACCGCACCGAGATCACGCGCACCGAAGCCATGCGCAATGACTTCGTGGCCAACGTGTCCCACGAATTGAAAACACCCGTCGGTGCGATCTCCTTGCTGGCCGAGGCCATTACCGAAGCCGCCGACGATCCGACAGCTGTGCGCCGCTTCTCCACCCGGATGGACAAGGAATCGCGGCGGCTTGCCGCGCTGGTCCAGGACATTATCGAGCTCTCCCGGCTGCAAGCCAGCGATGCCATTGTGCAGGGCAGGGAAGTGAACATCCACAACGTGGTGGCCGAAGCGGTGGACCGCAGCCACTTGCTTGCCGAGGAAAAGGGCATCAGCATCACCGTGGGCGGACATCTGGAGGAACCGATCCTGGGCGATCCCGACCTGCTGATGACCGCTGTGCGCAACCTCATCGATAACGCGATCCGCTACTCGCCGGCGAACACGAAGGTGGGCGTGGGGATCCGCCAGCGTGATGGCTACGCGCAGATTTCGGTCACCGACCAGGGGCCGGGCATTTCACCCGAAGAGCAAGAACGCGTCTTCGAGCGCTTCTACCGGGTGGACTCGGCACGCTCGCGGCAAACCGGTGGCACCGGACTGGGGCTGAGCATTGTCAAGCACGTGCTGGCCAACCACGGTGGCGAAGTATCCCTGTGGTCGCAGCCCGGCCAAGGCTCCACTTTTACCCTAAGACTTCCCCTAGCGGATGAAGAACGGACGGGCACCGATGGTGCCGCCGACGAGATGATGAAGGAACGAGCGGTCGAGGCTAGAACCTCCGATCGCGAAGGAGGACGACGATGA
- a CDS encoding response regulator transcription factor: protein MTRILIVEDEESLSDPLSFLLEREGFEVRIAEDGLVAVTEFERHGADLVLLDLMLPGQPGTEVIRQIRLNSQVPVIMLTAKDSEIDKVVGLELGADDYVTKPYSSRELLARIRAVLRRQGEGEELISNVVTAGPVRMDVERHMVSVDNTEVSMPLKEFELLEMLLRNAGRVLTRGQLIDRVWGSDYVGDTKTLDVHVKRLRSKIEPDPATPEHLVTVRGLGYKFVV, encoded by the coding sequence ATGACCCGCATATTGATCGTAGAGGATGAGGAATCGCTCTCTGACCCGCTGTCTTTCCTGCTGGAGCGCGAAGGTTTTGAAGTACGGATCGCCGAGGACGGGCTGGTTGCCGTCACCGAGTTCGAACGCCACGGCGCCGATCTGGTGCTCTTGGACCTGATGCTGCCGGGCCAGCCGGGCACCGAGGTGATTCGCCAGATCCGACTCAATAGCCAGGTCCCGGTCATCATGCTCACCGCCAAGGATTCGGAAATCGACAAGGTGGTTGGCCTGGAGCTGGGCGCCGACGACTATGTCACCAAGCCCTACTCATCGCGCGAGTTGCTGGCCCGCATCCGTGCCGTCTTGCGCCGCCAGGGCGAGGGCGAGGAGCTCATCAGCAATGTGGTCACCGCCGGCCCGGTGCGCATGGACGTTGAACGCCACATGGTCTCGGTCGACAATACCGAGGTGTCCATGCCGCTCAAGGAGTTCGAACTGCTTGAGATGCTCTTGCGCAATGCCGGCCGAGTGCTCACTCGCGGCCAGCTGATCGACCGCGTCTGGGGCAGCGACTATGTGGGGGATACCAAGACCCTCGATGTTCACGTCAAGCGCCTGCGCTCGAAGATTGAACCCGACCCGGCCACGCCAGAGCACTTGGTGACCGTGCGCGGCTTGGGCTACAAGTTCGTGGTGTAG
- the phoU gene encoding phosphate signaling complex protein PhoU has protein sequence MRKVFQADLQQIGEELIEMANQVATAMDRAWDSLANADVELAQEVIAADAKIDFLQNQLDERAIDTLALQGPVASDLRMIVGSLRMSASLERMGDLARHLAQLARLRFPQPAIPERISATFSEMARIDIQIAQAVARLLDTRDLKIAAEIIELNHEVDRLHSSVFARIAEADWDASAPTTVDVSLTSRYLERFGDHGVSVARKVTYLVTGEWDPSDA, from the coding sequence GTGCGTAAGGTTTTTCAGGCAGATCTACAACAAATTGGCGAAGAACTTATTGAGATGGCCAACCAGGTCGCGACCGCAATGGATCGCGCGTGGGATTCATTGGCGAATGCCGATGTGGAGCTAGCCCAGGAAGTTATCGCGGCGGACGCGAAAATTGATTTCCTGCAGAACCAGCTGGATGAACGAGCCATCGACACCCTGGCACTCCAGGGCCCCGTGGCCAGCGATCTGCGCATGATCGTCGGTTCGCTGCGCATGAGTGCTTCCCTGGAACGCATGGGCGACCTCGCACGCCACCTGGCGCAGCTAGCCCGCCTGCGTTTCCCGCAGCCGGCAATTCCAGAAAGGATCTCGGCAACCTTTTCTGAAATGGCCAGGATCGATATCCAGATTGCCCAGGCGGTAGCCCGCCTGCTCGATACCCGCGATCTGAAGATTGCCGCGGAAATTATTGAATTGAACCACGAAGTCGATCGCCTGCACTCCAGCGTGTTTGCGCGAATTGCGGAAGCGGATTGGGATGCTTCGGCACCGACTACCGTTGATGTTTCATTGACCAGCCGCTATCTGGAGCGTTTCGGCGATCATGGTGTTTCGGTAGCACGCAAGGTGACCTACCTGGTTACCGGCGAGTGGGACCCGTCCGACGCCTGA
- a CDS encoding bifunctional 2-C-methyl-D-erythritol 4-phosphate cytidylyltransferase/2-C-methyl-D-erythritol 2,4-cyclodiphosphate synthase, translated as MKQTPSHSSSLILVAAGMGTRLGAGIPKALVQVAGKTLVEHAIDRILQVKRITEIIVVTPAGDHRMAEALAAFGSMLRTVPGGSSRADSVRRGLEAVNPGASAILVHDAARAFAPAELYDRVLDALDQGQANAVIPALPVTDTISVVEPGGAAGAEFIDHTPPRSTLRAVQTPQGFNAAVLRQAHAQLDHCTEAELEKVTDDASIVSAQGEKVQVVAGAQQALKVTHPEDLETANQLATDQNSSANTARETMILPRIGNGIDVHAVSQDPARPMWLAGLHFPDDVGLSGHSDGDAVAHAACDALFSAAGIGDLGTHFGVDRPEFSGASGVSLLAEAARLVREAGFEIGNVAVQFVGRRPRFSARREEASQVLSDAIGAPVSVIATTSDGLGYEGEGTGITAYATALVFPRQR; from the coding sequence GTGAAGCAAACCCCATCGCATTCTTCGAGCCTGATCCTGGTTGCTGCCGGAATGGGCACGCGGCTCGGCGCCGGAATCCCCAAAGCACTGGTCCAGGTGGCCGGCAAAACTTTGGTGGAGCACGCCATCGACCGAATCCTCCAGGTCAAGCGGATCACCGAAATCATCGTGGTCACACCCGCTGGCGACCACCGCATGGCCGAAGCGCTAGCCGCCTTTGGTTCCATGCTGCGCACCGTGCCCGGCGGAAGCAGCCGCGCCGATTCTGTACGCCGCGGGCTCGAAGCGGTCAATCCCGGGGCCTCGGCCATCTTGGTTCATGACGCCGCCCGCGCCTTTGCCCCCGCAGAGCTTTACGACCGGGTCCTCGATGCCCTGGACCAGGGGCAAGCCAATGCGGTCATCCCCGCGCTGCCGGTAACCGACACGATCTCAGTCGTGGAGCCGGGAGGCGCGGCGGGTGCTGAATTCATCGATCACACACCGCCGCGATCCACCCTGCGCGCGGTGCAAACTCCGCAGGGATTCAACGCAGCGGTGCTGCGCCAGGCCCATGCCCAGCTCGACCACTGCACCGAAGCCGAACTGGAAAAAGTTACCGATGACGCTTCGATCGTGAGCGCGCAGGGAGAAAAGGTGCAGGTCGTCGCCGGAGCGCAGCAGGCGCTGAAGGTCACGCACCCCGAGGACCTGGAGACCGCCAACCAGCTGGCCACCGACCAGAACAGCTCCGCCAACACTGCCAGGGAAACAATGATTCTGCCACGCATCGGCAACGGCATCGACGTCCACGCCGTCAGCCAGGACCCCGCCCGGCCAATGTGGCTGGCTGGCCTGCACTTCCCGGACGATGTTGGCCTTTCGGGGCATTCGGACGGCGACGCGGTGGCCCATGCTGCCTGCGATGCGCTCTTTAGCGCTGCCGGGATCGGCGATCTGGGAACCCACTTTGGGGTGGACCGGCCGGAATTCTCCGGGGCCAGCGGTGTGAGCCTGCTTGCAGAAGCGGCCCGCCTGGTTCGCGAGGCAGGGTTCGAAATCGGGAATGTCGCCGTGCAGTTTGTGGGACGGCGCCCGCGCTTCTCGGCCCGCCGCGAAGAGGCCAGCCAGGTGCTCAGCGATGCGATAGGCGCCCCAGTCAGCGTCATCGCAACCACCAGCGATGGCCTGGGGTACGAGGGCGAAGGCACCGGAATTACCGCCTACGCCACCGCCCTGGTCTTCCCCCGGCAGCGGTGA
- a CDS encoding CarD family transcriptional regulator codes for MVFEVGETVVYPHHGAAMIEEIKMRKIKGEEKMYLKLKVAQGDLTIEVPAENVDLVGVRDVVGQEGLDHVFDVLRAEFTEEPTNWSRRYKANVEKLASGDVIKVAEVVRDLWRRENDRGLSAGEKRMLAKARQVLISELALAKDLDETKAEGLLDEVLASA; via the coding sequence ATGGTTTTTGAGGTTGGCGAGACTGTTGTCTACCCGCACCACGGCGCCGCAATGATCGAAGAGATCAAGATGCGCAAGATCAAGGGCGAAGAGAAAATGTATCTCAAGCTCAAGGTGGCTCAGGGCGATTTGACCATCGAAGTTCCTGCAGAGAACGTTGATCTGGTTGGCGTGCGTGACGTGGTAGGTCAGGAAGGCTTGGACCATGTGTTCGATGTCCTTCGTGCTGAATTTACTGAAGAGCCGACCAACTGGTCGCGCCGCTACAAGGCAAACGTCGAGAAGCTGGCTTCCGGCGATGTCATCAAGGTTGCCGAGGTCGTGCGTGACCTTTGGCGCCGAGAAAATGATCGTGGTCTGTCGGCTGGCGAAAAGCGCATGCTGGCCAAGGCCCGTCAGGTTTTGATCAGCGAATTGGCTTTGGCCAAGGACCTGGATGAGACCAAGGCCGAGGGCCTGTTGGATGAGGTCTTGGCTTCGGCCTAG
- the rlmB gene encoding 23S rRNA (guanosine(2251)-2'-O)-methyltransferase RlmB yields MSKKGPTKGSGGKGRRSLEGKGPTPKAEDRPYHKAYRAKQLSERSAAKRSTGNRTDRIKVNAEFVTGRNSVVEALRAGIPAKALHVAIRVDVDDRVRESLKLSAAQGIPLMEASKQELDRMTDGAIHQGLALQIPPYEYKDAVQLATKTIKDYDRGYTNSQPLFLALDGITDPRNLGAIVRSASAFGADGVIIPERRSVGMTASAWKTSAGAAVRVPVAKCSNLTSALKEIKAAGIFVIGLDAGGDMELPNFELATGPLCIVVGSEGKGLSRLVRENCDAIVSIPIDSAMESLNASMAVGISLYEVSRLRNQGTK; encoded by the coding sequence ATGAGCAAAAAGGGCCCAACCAAGGGCAGTGGCGGCAAGGGACGACGTTCCCTCGAGGGCAAGGGCCCGACCCCGAAGGCAGAAGACCGCCCGTACCACAAGGCTTACCGCGCCAAGCAGCTTTCCGAGCGCTCGGCAGCCAAGCGCAGCACCGGCAATCGCACCGACCGCATCAAGGTCAACGCCGAATTTGTCACCGGCCGCAACTCGGTGGTTGAAGCACTGCGCGCCGGCATCCCTGCCAAGGCGCTGCATGTAGCCATCCGCGTTGATGTTGACGACCGCGTGCGCGAGTCCCTCAAGCTTTCTGCGGCCCAGGGCATTCCGTTGATGGAAGCCTCCAAGCAGGAGCTCGACCGGATGACCGATGGCGCGATCCACCAGGGCCTTGCCCTGCAGATTCCGCCCTACGAATACAAGGACGCCGTTCAGTTGGCGACCAAGACTATCAAGGACTACGACCGCGGGTACACCAACTCCCAGCCGCTGTTCCTTGCCTTGGACGGCATCACCGACCCGCGCAACCTTGGCGCGATCGTTCGCTCGGCCTCCGCATTTGGCGCAGACGGCGTCATCATCCCTGAGCGTCGAAGTGTTGGCATGACTGCCTCGGCATGGAAAACCAGCGCCGGCGCTGCCGTGCGCGTTCCTGTTGCCAAGTGCAGCAACCTGACCAGTGCGCTGAAGGAAATCAAGGCCGCCGGTATCTTCGTGATCGGCCTAGACGCCGGTGGCGACATGGAATTGCCAAACTTTGAACTGGCGACCGGCCCACTGTGCATCGTGGTTGGCTCGGAAGGCAAGGGCCTGTCCCGACTGGTTCGCGAAAACTGCGACGCCATTGTCTCGATCCCCATCGACTCCGCCATGGAATCGCTGAACGCGTCGATGGCCGTCGGCATTTCGCTGTACGAAGTTTCCCGTCTGCGTAATCAGGGCACCAAGTAG